The Betta splendens chromosome 24, fBetSpl5.4, whole genome shotgun sequence DNA window ATATTATCTTATCTTTTAAAGGcattgaatgtgaatgtgaatgttagCTTAGCAGCAGAATCAACCCACTCcagtttaatttaataaatgggAACAGTAATACAGAAAGACGAGTTTTATAAAGAATACATGTCAGATGAAACCATTAGGGGCCCAACCACCCACTTGTGAAATAAACAGGACCTCCAGATTTTGTGCCTCATGCgatttttactttttgtcaTGGTTTTTGTTCTCTCTCAATTCTTGCCACACCCAAGCAGACAGCAGTGCGTCATTGATAACGTCTTTAAATGACCGTCACATTTCCCCACTAGCCAAAATTGTTCTAAACATCTGACAACTCACAACCCTCAGGAGATGAGTGTTGTGCAATGTTTGGTCCCTTTTGTTGAGAGATTAGTAGAAATCATTATAACATTTTTAATCACAATACACAACCTTTACTGGCTCTGGGCTGGGGAGGCAGTTGCAGCACAGGGTGAAATGACTGTCTTAGCTTGTTCTGTATGTAAGAGTCTTGACAGATTCAAGGCTCCAACGATGTGCCCACAAACTGAGGTATTTGGGCAAACAATGGGGCAGTTTGAGACCTGCAATAAGGAAACGTGGTTAGAGTCTCAGCCAACACTGGAAAGGCTAACGCCTGGGCTTGCCTTGGCAGCAGGTTAAATTTGCAGTTTGTAtagtgttttttgtattttctgtatGAAGCAATTGAGTGGTTAAGCTTTACTGCTAACTGTCTTAAAAAAGATTTCTTACCTCCATGTGCTATTATTCCCTCTTCCCTGACGAACATGTTTGAGTAGGTGAACAGCttgaaccagcagctggaggaagagatgAGGGTGCTGGCTGACAGGAAGGAGAGCGTAGCTCACTGGGAGGCACAGATCACTGAAATTATCCAGTGGTaagacccagacacacacaggaacttTCTCATAAGTCCTGCTTATTTGCTGCGGCATCTGGGGGTTTAACATTAGCCCAGCTCACCAGACACCACTGGTGTGTATAAGGTTACTCTACAGTATAACCAGAGCTTCTCTCGCATAACTCGGATGATCTTATAGTCCCTTGACCCTTCCCCTCAGATCACTTCCCATTGCAGCTGACATACGGCCAGCTGCTTGGCCTGGCTATGTTAAGCACGTCTGGAGTCTTCACATACCCctcataccacacacacacacacacacacacacacacacacacacacacctaccaaATTGTGCACACACCTTGCTAAAATGCAATGAAGGAACGTGCTTATAAAAGGATTAACTGATTTATGTTGACACCTAGTGGACAAAGGTTCCAAGTGATGTGGTTAAAATCAGAATTAGGATTTCTTAGTGGGAATTATGTGTTATCCTTTTTTCCATTAGGTGGCCATAAAATATGTAGTACTTAAGTGTAGTATTTAATTTCTTTGTCTGTTGATAACGTGTACTTTTGTGAATTTGCTGCAGGGTTAGTGATGAGAAGGATGCCCGGGGATACCTGCAGGCTCTGGCCACTAAgatgacagaggagctggaaggaTTGAGAAACACCAGCCTGGGAGCTAGAGCCACGGTAAAATATGCAgtgtagctgctgcagagtcCAATTTAAAAACAGGTTATTGTTGAGCAACTCAGCAACTACTTTTCAACCTTGTTTTTGTCCTCTTTGTCGCAGGACATGCCGTGGAAAATGCGCCGCTTTGCAAAGTTGGACATGTCGGCTCGTCTGGAGCTGCAGTCAGCTCTGGACGCCGAGATCAGGGCCAAGCAGGGCATCCAGGATGAGCTGAATAAAGTCAAGGCCAACAATATCTCCACAGAATGGTACACATACTTTACCTCAAACCAAACACTTGTCCTATTCTGTTATTGCCTTTTCCAGCCGTTGCCTTTGTATCAAGTGAGTGATTTCATATTTTGATTTCCAATGCATCACTGTCTGTGATCCAACAGTAAACTGCAGGAGGTGGACTGTAAAAACCAGGAGCTCCTGGCTGAAATTGACAGGCTGAAAAAGGAAACCGAAGAGCTACGGCTACGCAGGGGTAAGCACATGGAAGTGTAATGTTTCTATTATACATGTAATAAGTCTTGCATGAATAAAGTTATGTAAAGGTACAGTTTCTGTCTACTTGAGTTGCAGATGGTTGAATGGATGACTGCACATTGTATTAACACAGTGAAAGAGGTTTATATTTATTAGAGGGTTTTACATCTCGACTCATTGGAGAAATTAAATCTTGTCATGTGCACATGAACATGTATTGTTAGTTAGGTCATATGAAACAGTCCTGTGATGCATTTTGTTAAAGTCATGCTTTGATGTCTTAATATCACATACTTGACTACAGTTGTGTTATTTGTTCTGTGTATGTAGGTGTTAAGCACCAGGATTCACAGAATTCCTTCTTGGCTTTTCTCAATGCCCCCACCTCAGCACTTGACCAGTTTGATGTGAGTACCCAGTAGAAAAATCCTTACAGGCTCAGATTTATTTTTCTGAAGTAATTATTTCTCACATTTCCGACGCTTCATTCTTTTATTGGTTTTGCATGCATGACATTTCCATGATTTTCATTTCCTTCTCGTGTTTTTTGGTTTCTTGGCTTCACTCTGATTCTTCAGGATTCTtactcttcatcctcatcttctttAATTGAGTTTTGGGAAGATGTAAGTTTTAAGTCTTGGCTAGgtcgaggtgtgtgtgtgtgtgtgtgtgtgtgtgtgtgtgtgtgtgtgtgtgtgtgtgtgtgtgtgtgtgtgtgtgtgtgtgtgtgtgtgtgtgtgtgtgtgtgtgtgtgtgtgtgtttgtggtagTAACAGTAGCTTTGTACAGTCTGTAGCTATGAGAGGGCAGCGTCGACGTGTGCTTGTATGTCTGCACTGTGTATCTGCATAGTGGATAGTCTACATGTGGGCTATGAATGTAATTATGAGAAAAAGTGGATCTGCAATTTCTGTCATTAGAATGTTAAACTCTATTCTTACATTATTTTCTCATCTTCCCTACTCTACTCTTACcatttttaaatgctttcatGAAAATCTGATGCATGTTTTGCAGTGTGCTTCACCTGCATCCATGTTCTCGCCAGTCTTCATTGGCTAGTAGCATGGATCTATGTTTGGAGCTATGGCAGAAACaacaaatgttgttgtttatgctTTTACCAGCTACAAAGAGCAGTTTTGTGCTGCCCCCTGCCCATGGATCATCACCTGTCTACCCTCAGTTTGACTTATCTAATTCAGCCATTTACCTCAGCTGAACAGAAGCTGAAATGTATATTCACATATTTCTCAGAGAAACAATAAACCACATCATGTAATACAGTTGATTAGCAGAGCTCATCTGACAGACGGGGGTGGGTGTAATGGAGGCCTAAGTGCATTAGCTTTCGTCGTCCTCTCCCTCGGTGTGTTTTTCAGCTGTGTTTAGTTTTCAGACAGGCTTTGTGACGCTCACTCATGCTGTGTGTCTTTGCCTCTTCTCTTGCCACTGAAGCGCTCGCCATCCGTCGGCCCAACTAGCAAAGGCAGACGTGTAAGCACCATCCCTCCGCTCTGTGACTGCCGTCATtgagcctttttttttcaatatgtCACCGTGTGTaacctgtgtttatgtgtgtgtgacctttggCTGCCTGGATGCATGGCAGGGTTCTAATATATACATTGTTAAAGTCAAAATGTTTGTAATGACGTGGTATTGCTTCATGTACTGCCTGTGTACAGTTGATTGtatgttttctatttatttattttattgctggGTGTAGGTTTGTGAGTGGCTGTGCATGGTgtagtgtttatgtgtgtggtgCTACAAGTTAGCATGATCAGTGGGCTGTCATGCGTAACCGTGGGGTGCGATAAGGCTGTGGTCACTATTCTTCAGTGAATACGATGACTCTTGGCCACATTAGCCTTTGATTCTGTTTTCTACCTGCATATTATGGTGCTCACCTGTTTCCCTAAGCATGAATGCTACATATTATatggtttattttgttttgttttgtctttttcacaACCTTCTCTTCCCTCTCTGTTTTTTTGCTTGTCCCTCCCTTCTCTGCTGCACACTGCCGTGTCTCTTTCTTCAGGTGGACTCTGTGGATAACTTCACCCCATCCGTCACTCCATCTCGAGAAGACGACCCCAAGTCCCACCTTAAGTCCCGCTCGCGTTCCCCCTCCATGGCCAGTGATATGGAGCCTATAGAGGTGAGGCGTTTACAGGTTACATggtttactactactactgtggCTATAGAATGATACTATTAAAAACTAGGTAGCGATGGAATGATGGTCAGACACTGAACAAAAAGCTTGGTTGAGATCACCAGCTAAACAGCCTAACAGGAGCCTCTCTAAACAAGAAAATACCATTCCAAGCATTCCTCATACCAAATCAACTTCTCATTATCAATGTTTCGGTTCAAGTCATTACTCGGCACAACTCGCACCAGCGAGACGGAATGTCAGCCCCTCTGTATTCCCAGTAATTCTGTTACAGAGAAATGCAAGTAGCggcagcaaaacaataaaacctgggCATCAGCAGTAGACCTCAAATTAAATACAAGCATATTCTCATACTGACGTGAGCTATAGCTTGTTTGCAGTTTCACCCACAAATACTGCACTTGCACTAACCAGCTCTGAATCCTCCACCTACATTGTGTTGACCAGCTATGAAGTAGtaatgcttgtgtgttttttcacacTTAGTTAATAGACCATCCTCCTCGTACGGTCCAGACTCCCACCATGCGTTCAGGAGGTTATGGCAGTATAGGACGCTCCTCACCTAAGGTTAGCTGCAATTCTCCACTGCTGGACCATTTTCTGGACCGCATCTGATTTTGTATGTTAACTAGCCACTCATTGCTCCACAGCCAAAAGCACATCAGTTTGTGGTGAAGTCTTTCAGCACGCCGACTAAGTGTAACCAGTGCACTTCCCTGATGGTGGGGCTCATACGTCAAGGTTGCACCTGTGAAGGTAGGCCCTGCAGTCTAGATGGGACCCAAACCTACAAGACGTGTactgtcagcactgattcaacCTTTAAACTGTATTCATACAAAGTTAGAGCCaaagttgtgtttctttttttaaatctagtGTCAATCAAATCTCTCATTTGCCTACATTTTGTCTTCTCCTCTCTGCCAGTGTGTAATTTCTCCTGCCATGTAACATGTGCGGACAAGGCTCCGGCTGTGTGCCCTGTGCCCCAAGACCAGACCAAGGGCCCACTGGGCATCGACCCTCAGAGGGGGATCGGTACTGCCTATGAAGGGCACGTCAGGGTAAGGGACACTGCAGCAGGTTTAGTTTTAAGGAGACATGGTTTAAGGCTTCAGTGTTTTGAGTAGTATTCCCTGTGTCTTTATCCGCCCTAGGTCCCAAAACCAACAGGGGTGAAGAAGGGCTGGCAGAGGGCGATGGCTGTGGTTTGTGACTTCAAACTGTTCCTCTATGAACTGGGAGAAGGAAAAGCAACACAACCAAGTGTTGTAGTAAGCCAAGTCATAGATATGAGGTAAgagaacacaacacaataaaGCTAGTTGTTCCCAACtttcaaatcaaacaaaagctgATATAGATAAAAATTGTGCAGTttttaataataagaataactggATAACTAAACAAGTAATTTGTTGTCAGCTGTATCTTGTACGTCTAACCTCCCGTCTCACTTCTTCTATCAGGGATGAAGAGTTTTCCGTCAGTCCTGTCTTGGCTTCTGATGTCATCCACGCCAGTCGCAAAGACATCCCCTGCATATTCAGAGTCAGTTCTCTTTTTGTTGTGCTTCCTAGGTTCTCAGAATCATTTATCATCATGTAACGTGACCTTTAACCTGTCCGTCTGTATCACCTTCAGGTGACAGCGTCCCAGCTCTCCCACTCCAGCAGCCACAAGCCCTCCATCTTGATCCTGGCCGACAGCGACCAGGAGCGAAACAAGTGGGTGGGCCTCCTCAACGAGCTTCACCGCATCCTCAAGAAGAACAAGCTCAAGGAGCGCTTTGTCTACGTCCCCAAGGAGGCTTACGATAGCACCCTGCCACTCATCAAGACAACACAGTCTGCTGCTATCATAGGTCAGATTTCAACACTTCCCTTTCAGAAACGCGGCACCTTGTCATGCAGGTTCACAGACTTTAAGAAGAAGCAGCTGACATCCCAGAGCAGCAGGGGAAAGCTGGTCCAGACTGAGCTATACCCTTGGACATGCCACATATGAGCAGCGACAATAGAACCCACCAGACTAGAACCTTTTCCTCACAGAATGACCATTTttgtctcctcacctcctcactggCACTGAAATAACAGCCTGCCTTCATCTCCTCTGCCCCCAGATCACGAGCGTGTCGCCCTGGGCAATGAAGAAGGACTTTTTGTTATTCATGTCACCAAAGATGGTAAGATCCAGTCCATTTTCCAGTCTGGTCTGTTTCAGTGTGTATGCATAGAGTGATCACCTGATTTTTACGCGTCTCCCAAAACCACCACATTGCCATCTCGCCTCTTTCTTCAGAAATAATCCGGGTGGGGGACAACAAGAAGGTGCATCAAATCGACCTGATTCcccaggagcagctgctggcagTCATCTCTGGCAGGAACCGCCACGTCCGCCTCCTCCCCTCGCAGGCCCTCGACGGTCGTGAGACGGAGTCCTACAAGCTGACCGATACGAAGAACTCCAACATCATCGTCTCCGGCCCCATCCGCAATGGCTCCCTCACCTGCCTCTGCGTGGCATTGAAGAGACAAATCATATGCTATGAGGTCAGGAAACAAGCACTTATAGTAAATGTTACTGTCAGATATTCAGACCTGCTTTCCTGAGTCCTGTTAAACATCCTGAAATACTGCTTCCACTGTGTCCTCCAGGTTAACAAGAGTAAAGCACGACACCGTCGACTGCGGGACCTGCAGACCCCGGGGAATGTTCAGTGGATGGGTCTGCTCAATGAGCGTCTCTATGTGGGTTATCCGTCTGGCTTCATGCGCTACAGGTGTGCTCTAATTCCTTACCAGCTGATCAGTAAAATCCAGCGTTCACGTctgttattattcattattgATTCGAACAAATAGCGGGCATAAGTCTGGTCTGGTCTCTCTCCACAGTATCCATGGCGACCTGTCCCCaaccagcctcctccaccaTGAGGACCACACCCTAGCCTTCATCCCCCAGCAGAACCTAGACGCCCTGTGTGCTGTGGAGATTTCcagcaaagagctgctgctgtgcttcagcTCCATTGGAGTGTATGTGGACTCCCAGGGCCGCAGGTCGCGCCAACAGGAGCTGATGTGGCCAGCTACGCCCACTGCTGCCTGTGAGTCAACAAACGGTTAGGCGGAACTCAAACAGGaggttttaaaaacagaaacagactgtGAATGGTGTCTTCTTTCCAGGCTACAATGCTCCCTACCTGTCGGTGTATAGCGAGAATGCTGTGGACGTGTTTGATGTCAACACTATGGAATGGATTCAGACCATTCCTCTCAAGAAGGTCAGTACTGCGAGCTGCTACGTACTGTGGATGTGATCTGACCAACGCTTCAGCAGAAAAATGTCAGATGAGACAATCTCTGGCGCCACCTAGTGGATTAAatgagttatttatttattcctacTCTACCACATTATGAATAAAATCCAGATTTATAGAGAAAAATTcagtttttattaattaaaaatgtagaaATTGTTGGTTAGAACACAATCATGTATTGAAAGTCTCTTAACTCTCCTTCAAGGTGCGACCTCTGAATGTTGATGGCTCTCTGAATCTGCTGGGACTAGAGACAGTTCGGCTTATCTACTTTAGAAACAAAATGGCCGGTAAGAATTTGTACAGGTTTCCTGTGAATAAGCATAATACTAAACAAGAGGAACAACAGGGAGATTGGAGATCTATACCTTATTGATTGCTAGAATCTGAACAAATACTGAAGCTGGACTGAAGTTTTATGTCTTAACCAACTATAAAAAGACTGTCAGGCCATTCTCTGCCACCACAGCAAACCTGACACGCTTTGTAGTCATTGATGTGAACATGCCTCGTGGCTTTGTTGCGATCTTCCAGAGGGGGATGAACTGGTCGTCCCGGAGACGTCAGACAACAGCAGGAAGCAGATGGTGAAAAGCATGAGCAACAAGAGACGGTTTTCCTTCAGGGTGCCTGAGGAGGAGCGCCTTCTGCAGAGGAGGTGGGTCAACTTCAGAGTTCTGCTCACCGTTTGTGGCAGGCTGTCACCGGCTCATGGGTGACTCTGAACATTTTACAGAGAAATGCTGCGAGATCCAGAGATGAGGACCAAGCTGATCTCCAACCCCACCAACTTCAACCATGTGGCTCATATGGGACCAGGCGATGGGATCCAGATCCTCAAAGACCTGCCCATGGTGAAAATACACATTTGCTTGTCTTTTGTCATCAGCACAAACAATGAGGCATCGTAATTACTGTTATCACCTATTTCAAAGAACTTACATGACACACATGTCACAGTCATATTGTCCTGTAAATACACTGATCATCCACCTCAGTGAGCATGTGAACATCTTACAGCCAAACCACATATTGGTTATCACTATGCACCCTCCTCACTCCTGTcccttcattgtgtgtgtgcacgtctgttctctgtgtttaaacCAGAACGTCCGTGTTCAGGAAAGCCGCGCAGGCTTTAGTGGATCAGTCAGCATCCCCTCCATCAACAAGAACCGTGGGGAGCCGGGCCGCTCCATGAGCGCCAGCAGCGGACTGGGAATACGTGAGTACCAGCAGCCCGTTTTCCAGCAGACTCATACTAGACTTGTGCCTTATGTGACTCCCTCCGTTGGCTCCTCCCGTTCGTCCAGGCTCGTCCTCGCAGAACGGCAGCGCTCTGCGCAGGGAGATGTCCGGAGGCAGCTATGGATCCAAACGTCAGACCATGACCTCTCCTTCGGAAagctccctctcctctggtgGAGGCATGGACTGTGGCGACGCGCCACTCTCGCAGTTCGACAGAGAGGTGAGTGAAGCTTAACACGCAGCTTCATGTGCGGTTGACTGATCAACAAATGACTGAGATTACTGGCCTCAATAACTAATCCTGTCttaacaacactgagtttattAACTGTTTCGAATCAGCTCAGATGTTTTATATCTTAGAGCCGATCTTAACACAGAGTTAATGTCAACCCAGCATCGACTTTGTATGAAGTCCAAATCCAGATCATCATTGTTTTCTTGTCATGCGATTGTAGGTGTTAGACCCAAACGTTGGAGACATTTAAACACAGCTCCCCTGTGGTAAACCCTCCTCCTTGCATCCCATCAGTCCCATCAGTCTCAAACATCCAGCCTGTGTGCAGGCTTCTCTCACCTCATCCAACGTCTGTGACCCTCTGTGATCTTGGAGTCGTAGAAGTGGAATCGTGTTACTCTGGCCCCTCCTCTACCAGCGTTAGGATTCCTCCCATTCTAGTTCCATCTACACCTGCGCCCACACAGACTCATTGCTGTGTCCCTTTAACACTGACATtacaaacaaagacatttacCTGATGTGACCTTGATGTAGAAGAACTAAACAAAACCTTGAGATCAGACATTAGCTTATGCAGCTCTACACTCTTCCATCCACCCTTCCTCAAATCCACTTACCTTTCCCTATATGGCTCCCTGTCTTCATCGCCCATAAGCCTGgacgctgtttttttttttgttttttttaccccaTTCTTCACTTCCTTCCAACCTCCATCCAGCTGTAACCCGCCCTCCCtgcctgacccccccccccccccccccccccccccccccccccaaccccccgtCCCACCCCAGCATGCTGTCTGTGGGCTGGGCGCTGAGTCTGAACTCTCCTCTGCAGTGGCAGGCGGTCTCCCCGTCGGAGAAGACCCCCGATCTGAAAAGGGCCTTAAGGACCCTGCTTAGTAAGATGAAGGTAATGTCAACAGCTGCAATGTCTGCACCAAACACACAACCGAGAGCACAGTGTTACGGGATACGCGCCCACATGCTGAAAAGGGTTTCCAAGCAGCCACCAGCATGCAGTACATCCACATCACAGACATCCTGCTGTCCATCAGCAGCTTCTGATGGCGTGACCCATCTTGTGCCGGATCACCAGCTGCACCATCAGTCCGTCCCTCATCTCATCTACCTGCCTATTCTCGGATGCTGATGGAATGATGGAACGGTGCTCGTTCGCTCACTGCCTCCCAGACGGTCACAGAGCATGTGTTCTTTCTAGTCAGGGCACCGCCGAGGACACAAGGGTCGACTATGAGAGCACAGTGCAGCCACGGCTCCACCAGGAGCTCACCGTGTTTCAGACTTCACTTCGCAGCAGCTGCATGGCTTGACTGGATTCTGATGCACATTTCAAACAAATGAGCTCctgaacacagtcacacacattgTAGGCATTGGTTTGGTGGGTGACGTGTGTCCATCTGTGCTGAcctctgtgcttgtgtgtgttgtgacaggTTGCTGCTGTAGGTTTTATGTGATTGATAGCTATAGACTGTAGCTGTAACTCCCTTTGATTGTAGCCTTAGACAGTAGAAATGTTTGTGCAGGTTCAGGTTAGATCTAATCGTCACACAAAGGTTAGTCTCCCCCACCTGAGTATCACTGAACTGGAAGGTGTtcacaaactgttttttttcatagaCGTGAATGACTGTGTCATTTATCTGCAGCCCTgggttcatttaaataaaagacgACCGTCACATTGGGCTCTTTCTTTAAGCGAACCGTGTGCTGTGCAGTCATCCTGTGTGAGGTTGGACCCTCATCTGCCCATTCtgcatgtttgttttccctcaACTGATCATTTCATCTGCTAATGTGATGTGGAATGTGGTGGAAGATGACGGGCGCAGGCGGTTAGAAGCCACtttccatccatcctcctccttaAACAGTTTATTACTAAGCAAAGAACACTGTCCAAGGACCGGACGTTAGAGCAGCTAGTTGGCTGTAATTCGGTCCTCATTAGCTCAGAACCTAAtgcgtcctctctctcctccttcatcctttttgcctcctcctccaggactcGGACTCCCCCCGTCACTCCACGGCCTCCAACAGCTCCACCTTCAGCAGCCCCCCGAGCCCGGCCTCCCCACACAAGACCAAGTCCCTGTCTTTGGAGAGCACAGATCGGATGAACTGGGACACATGAGCCCCCTGCAGACGTCTAACCCACACAAGCCCCCCAACCAAACGACTGACCGACAGCACAGGACTTCAAGCCCGCCTCTTCCACCAAGGCCAgttgcaacccccccccccccccacccccccccccccccccccccccccccctactaCTGTCTCCCACTGTTCCCCCAGACCAGAACAGGCCAGCAACACTACGAATCAGACGGAGCAGCAGTCATCTGTTAGTGGTAGTGTCctgtttgaagtgtgtgtgtgtgtgtgtgtgtgtgtgtgtgtgtgtgtgtgtgtgtgtgtgtgtgtgtgtgtgtgtgtgtgtgtgtgtgtgtgtgtgtgtgtgtgcgcgttcgCTCCCtagcgtgtgtgcatgtgatttTCCACAAAGGGCATATGATATAGGAATGAAATCGTCCCGTCTCTCCTCTGTCCGCGGCCCCTGTAGAGATCCGTTCCGACTGAAAAGCTCACCATGCAACGAACTGAGAAGAGGATTATTATCGAGAGAAAACACTTTCTACGTGTACATAAGACCCTTTGGGATTTAGGGGacaacattttaatttatttatcagTCTTAGACCACGAAAGGGAAGTTTGCTTCTTCATGGGTGGAGTTTAAACCCCGCCCCCTCCGCTTCCCTTGGTTGCGTTCTCTGTAGGTGCACACGTGTACAAAAAAAGAGGTCAGCATAttatctttttattatttttgcccCTGATACTAAGTGCAGTGactttataatattttttttactttgaccATCAGCAAAAAGCTAAAGACAGCATTAATAATGATAACACCTCGTAGGGCATCGCCgcagctccttcttctcttcctcattGGTCCAGCGCAAGTGACATCATCCAGCAGTTGCTTCCTGGACGTGTCCTCCATTGTAGCGTTGTCGTTCCCACTTTGCTGTGCGACCAAACCGACCGACTTCCATCACAATAATGTACATAGGTTCAACGTAGAGAGTAATATATGATAAGGAAAATACTATAGAAGCTACATGGGAACGAAAAGAAGCTTGCTTATTTGTTTTGAGTGTGAATTTGGGTTGTTTTCACACAAAAAGCCATTttaaatcactttt harbors:
- the cdc42bpab gene encoding serine/threonine-protein kinase MRCK alpha isoform X6; the encoded protein is MSGEVRLKKLEKLILDGPVQSNGQCLSVETLLDILVCLFDECNNSPLRREKNILEFLDWAKTFTSKVKQMRLHKEDFEILKVIGRGAFGEVAVVKLKNTDKVFAMKILNKWEMLKRAETACFREERDVLVNGNCQWITTLHYAFQDDNNLYLVMDYYVGGDLLTLLSKFEDRLPEEMAKFYLAEMVLAIDSVHQLHYVHRDIKPDNILLDMNGHIRLADFGSCLKLMEDGTVQSSVAVGTPDYISPEILQAMEDGKGKYGPECDWWSLGVCMYEMLYGETPFYAESLVETYGKIMNHKERFQFPQQISDVSEDAKDLIRRLICSREHRLGQNGIEDFKQHPFFAGINWENILTCEAPYIPEVSSPTDTSNFDVDDDCLKNSETMPPPSHTAFSGHHLPFVGFTYTSKCTISDRGCLRQLAGKAVQDQVDLDVQRTLEDSLATEAYERRIRRLEQEKLELSRKLQESTQAVQALQHPAGEGPLGANKEVEIRSLKSEIDILKKQIADSGQLEKKLEDVSSTRKDLEDSSKQIKSLEKQIKGVTQEKEELHKELADANEKLKSQSKELKEAHSQRKLAMQKFSELNETLTDLESVKQRLLRQLRDKEEELENQNKKLEAVRLEVRKAERVKKEMETQAEEQAAEAQKERKLRECNEQYSQQLEEELEGLKSRPVGPSATLTSADQTQEVRRLRGDLEKKTEELTRRETQHITELKALRKELRDGESQHLGLQNEILMLKDKLDKTRRESQREREEFETEYIQKYGKERDHLLEENKKLSSDLDKVNSLNQQLEEEMRVLADRKESVAHWEAQITEIIQWVSDEKDARGYLQALATKMTEELEGLRNTSLGARATDMPWKMRRFAKLDMSARLELQSALDAEIRAKQGIQDELNKVKANNISTECKLQEVDCKNQELLAEIDRLKKETEELRLRRGVKHQDSQNSFLAFLNAPTSALDQFDVDSVDNFTPSVTPSREDDPKSHLKSRSRSPSMASDMEPIELIDHPPRTVQTPTMRSGGYGSIGRSSPKPKAHQFVVKSFSTPTKCNQCTSLMVGLIRQGCTCEVCNFSCHVTCADKAPAVCPVPQDQTKGPLGIDPQRGIGTAYEGHVRVPKPTGVKKGWQRAMAVVCDFKLFLYELGEGKATQPSVVVSQVIDMRDEEFSVSPVLASDVIHASRKDIPCIFRVTASQLSHSSSHKPSILILADSDQERNKWVGLLNELHRILKKNKLKERFVYVPKEAYDSTLPLIKTTQSAAIIDHERVALGNEEGLFVIHVTKDEIIRVGDNKKVHQIDLIPQEQLLAVISGRNRHVRLLPSQALDGRETESYKLTDTKNSNIIVSGPIRNGSLTCLCVALKRQIICYEVNKSKARHRRLRDLQTPGNVQWMGLLNERLYVGYPSGFMRYSIHGDLSPTSLLHHEDHTLAFIPQQNLDALCAVEISSKELLLCFSSIGVYVDSQGRRSRQQELMWPATPTAACYNAPYLSVYSENAVDVFDVNTMEWIQTIPLKKVRPLNVDGSLNLLGLETVRLIYFRNKMAEGDELVVPETSDNSRKQMVKSMSNKRRFSFRVPEEERLLQRREMLRDPEMRTKLISNPTNFNHVAHMGPGDGIQILKDLPMNVRVQESRAGFSGSVSIPSINKNRGEPGRSMSASSGLGIRSSSQNGSALRREMSGGSYGSKRQTMTSPSESSLSSGGGMDCGDAPLSQFDREDSDSPRHSTASNSSTFSSPPSPASPHKTKSLSLESTDRMNWDT
- the cdc42bpab gene encoding serine/threonine-protein kinase MRCK alpha isoform X7; the encoded protein is MSGEVRLKKLEKLILDGPVQSNGQCLSVETLLDILVCLFDECNNSPLRREKNILEFLDWAKTFTSKVKQMRLHKEDFEILKVIGRGAFGEVAVVKLKNTDKVFAMKILNKWEMLKRAETACFREERDVLVNGNCQWITTLHYAFQDDNNLYLVMDYYVGGDLLTLLSKFEDRLPEEMAKFYLAEMVLAIDSVHQLHYVHRDIKPDNILLDMNGHIRLADFGSCLKLMEDGTVQSSVAVGTPDYISPEILQAMEDGKGKYGPECDWWSLGVCMYEMLYGETPFYAESLVETYGKIMNHKERFQFPQQISDVSEDAKDLIRRLICSREHRLGQNGIEDFKQHPFFAGINWENILTCEAPYIPEVSSPTDTSNFDVDDDCLKNSETMPPPSHTAFSGHHLPFVGFTYTSKCTISDRGCLRQLAGKAVQDQVDLDVQRTLEDSLATEAYERRIRRLEQEKLELSRKLQESTQAVQALQHPAGEGPLGANKEVEIRSLKSEIDILKKQIADSGQLEKKLEDVSSTRKDLEDSSKQIKSLEKQIKGVTQEKEELHKELADANEKLKSQSKELKEAHSQRKLAMQKFSELNETLTDLESVKQRLLRQLRDKEEELENQNKKLEAVRLEVRKAERVKKEMETQAEEQAAEAQKERKLRECNEQYSQQLEEELEGLKSRPVGPSATLTSADQTQEVRRLRGDLEKKTEELTRRETQHITELKALRKELRDGESQHLGLQNEILMLKDKLDKTRRESQREREEFETEYIQKYGKERDHLLEENKKLSSDLDKVNSLNQQLEEEMRVLADRKESVAHWEAQITEIIQWVSDEKDARGYLQALATKMTEELEGLRNTSLGARATDMPWKMRRFAKLDMSARLELQSALDAEIRAKQGIQDELNKVKANNISTECKLQEVDCKNQELLAEIDRLKKETEELRLRRGVKHQDSQNSFLAFLNAPTSALDQFDDSYSSSSSSLIEFWEDRSPSVGPTSKGRRVDSVDNFTPSVTPSREDDPKSHLKSRSRSPSMASDMEPIELIDHPPRTVQTPTMRSGGYGSIGRSSPKPKAHQFVVKSFSTPTKCNQCTSLMVGLIRQGCTCEVCNFSCHVTCADKAPAVCPVPQDQTKGPLGIDPQRGIGTAYEGHVRVPKPTGVKKGWQRAMAVVCDFKLFLYELGEGKATQPSVVVSQVIDMRDEEFSVSPVLASDVIHASRKDIPCIFRVTASQLSHSSSHKPSILILADSDQERNKWVGLLNELHRILKKNKLKERFVYVPKEAYDSTLPLIKTTQSAAIIDHERVALGNEEGLFVIHVTKDEIIRVGDNKKVHQIDLIPQEQLLAVISGRNRHVRLLPSQALDGRETESYKLTDTKNSNIIVSGPIRNGSLTCLCVALKRQIICYEVNKSKARHRRLRDLQTPGNVQWMGLLNERLYVGYPSGFMRYSIHGDLSPTSLLHHEDHTLAFIPQQNLDALCAVEISSKELLLCFSSIGVYVDSQGRRSRQQELMWPATPTAACYNAPYLSVYSENAVDVFDVNTMEWIQTIPLKKVRPLNVDGSLNLLGLETVRLIYFRNKMAEGDELVVPETSDNSRKQMVKSMSNKRRFSFRVPEEERLLQRREMLRDPEMRTKLISNPTNFNHVAHMGPGDGIQILKDLPMNVRVQESRAGFSGSVSIPSINKNRGEPGRSMSASSGLGIRSSSQNGSALRREMSGGSYGSKRQTMTSPSESSLSSGGGMDCGDAPLSQFDREVLDPNVGDI